The following coding sequences are from one Candidatus Kapaibacterium sp. window:
- the arcC gene encoding carbamate kinase, with product MHKKALIAVGGNSLIKAGERGTIEEQYYNAHQTAKSIVKMIKSGWHVVVTHGNGPQAGSALLRSERAASEVYTHTLDMCVATTQSEIGYIMHRALEFELRQNGLDHIVTTIPTMVAVDPEDAAFKNPTKPIGPFYTKEVAMEKKRNLGWDVVEDAARGYRRVVASPEPKKVLQLEIINKVIEFGAVVIALGGGGIPVIDKGKGVIVGSEAVIDKDRSSSLLANKLDVDLFIISTDADQVYLDFKKKTQKGLREVTSDQLMEYHNAGQFPAGSMGPKVESVVKYIRNGGRHAIITSYEHLMDALEGNAGTHVKM from the coding sequence ATGCACAAGAAAGCACTAATAGCTGTAGGCGGCAATTCCTTAATCAAAGCCGGCGAACGCGGTACAATCGAAGAACAATATTACAACGCTCACCAAACTGCTAAAAGCATCGTGAAGATGATTAAATCAGGTTGGCACGTTGTTGTTACTCATGGTAATGGACCACAAGCCGGTTCTGCATTGCTCAGGTCGGAACGTGCAGCAAGCGAAGTTTACACTCATACTTTGGATATGTGCGTCGCAACAACTCAAAGCGAAATCGGATATATTATGCATCGTGCCTTAGAGTTTGAGCTACGTCAAAACGGACTCGACCATATTGTGACCACTATACCGACTATGGTAGCGGTTGACCCCGAAGATGCTGCGTTCAAAAATCCAACTAAGCCAATTGGTCCATTTTATACAAAAGAAGTGGCAATGGAAAAGAAGCGAAATCTTGGTTGGGACGTTGTAGAAGATGCGGCGCGTGGTTACAGACGAGTAGTTGCTTCCCCCGAACCGAAAAAAGTGCTTCAACTTGAAATTATAAATAAAGTTATTGAATTCGGCGCTGTAGTTATTGCTCTTGGTGGTGGCGGTATTCCCGTTATTGACAAAGGTAAAGGCGTAATCGTAGGGAGTGAAGCCGTGATTGATAAGGACAGGTCCTCATCATTATTAGCAAACAAACTCGACGTTGATTTGTTCATAATTTCGACTGACGCTGACCAAGTCTATCTTGACTTCAAGAAAAAAACTCAAAAGGGTTTACGTGAAGTCACTAGCGACCAACTCATGGAATACCACAATGCCGGACAATTTCCTGCGGGAAGTATGGGTCCGAAAGTCGAATCTGTTGTAAAATATATTCGCAACGGTGGACGCCATGCTATTATTACATCTTACGAACATTTGATGGATGCATTAGAAGGTAATGCCGGAACACACGTAAAAATGTAA
- the argF gene encoding ornithine carbamoyltransferase, which translates to MIMTKDFLMVRDFTNPEIHETFEIALEMKKDRKKYATALQGETLAMIFEKPSLRTRTTFDVGIQQLGGYSLYLSPAEINLGKRESVYDVAKNLERMVQGIMIRTFGHDIVENMSKYASIPIINGLTDYSHPCQAMADFLTIKEYKGSFKGLKLTYMGDGNNVAHSLMDAGARLGVDVTIGCPRGYEPNLMAYQQAVEDAKETGAKIVVEHDPAKAVANADAVYTDVWASMGQESETDLRKAIFMPYQVNEDLMSKAKSDAIFMHCLPAHRGWEVTDGVIDAPNSVVFPQAENRLHAQKAIMYQLMKRD; encoded by the coding sequence ATCATTATGACTAAAGATTTTTTAATGGTTCGTGACTTTACGAACCCGGAAATTCACGAAACTTTCGAGATTGCTCTCGAAATGAAAAAAGACAGAAAAAAATACGCAACAGCGCTACAAGGCGAAACATTGGCTATGATATTCGAAAAGCCATCTCTCAGAACTCGCACAACTTTTGACGTTGGAATCCAACAACTTGGCGGATATTCATTATACTTATCTCCGGCTGAAATCAATCTCGGAAAGCGCGAATCAGTTTACGACGTAGCGAAAAATCTCGAACGCATGGTGCAAGGCATCATGATTCGTACTTTCGGGCACGATATAGTTGAAAATATGTCTAAGTATGCTTCTATTCCGATTATCAACGGTTTGACCGATTATTCACATCCTTGTCAAGCTATGGCAGATTTTTTGACAATCAAAGAATACAAAGGCAGCTTCAAAGGTTTGAAACTTACCTACATGGGTGATGGCAATAATGTGGCTCATTCGTTGATGGATGCAGGTGCAAGACTTGGTGTTGACGTTACAATCGGTTGCCCCAGAGGATATGAACCAAACTTGATGGCATATCAACAAGCTGTTGAAGATGCTAAAGAAACAGGTGCAAAAATTGTTGTCGAGCACGACCCTGCAAAAGCTGTTGCAAATGCAGATGCCGTTTATACTGATGTATGGGCTTCGATGGGACAAGAATCTGAAACTGATTTGCGTAAAGCAATCTTTATGCCTTATCAAGTGAACGAAGATTTGATGTCTAAAGCAAAATCGGATGCAATTTTCATGCACTGCTTGCCTGCACATCGCGGTTGGGAAGTAACTGACGGCGTAATTGATGCTCCAAATTCAGTTGTATTCCCCCAAGCTGAAAACAGGCTTCATGCCCAAAAAGCAATTATGTATCAACTCATGAAGCGTGACTAA
- a CDS encoding DUF5684 domain-containing protein yields MDYSDNMSPEVTGGLLAILAGSMVIWVILLLIVIISLWKIFEKAGEPGWAALIPIYNIIIMLKIVGRPIWWIVLLLIPFVNIIFGIILYLDLAKAYNKSTGFAVGLILLGFIFLPILAFDSSEYVGTKTQF; encoded by the coding sequence ATGGATTATTCAGACAATATGTCCCCCGAAGTAACTGGCGGATTGTTAGCCATTTTAGCCGGCTCTATGGTGATTTGGGTGATTTTGCTTCTTATTGTAATAATCAGTTTATGGAAAATTTTTGAGAAAGCCGGAGAACCTGGTTGGGCTGCTCTGATACCCATTTACAACATAATCATTATGCTTAAGATTGTGGGTCGCCCTATTTGGTGGATAGTTCTCTTATTGATTCCATTTGTAAACATTATTTTTGGTATTATCCTGTACTTGGACTTAGCTAAAGCCTACAATAAAAGCACAGGCTTTGCTGTTGGACTTATCCTACTAGGGTTTATTTTCTTACCGATTTTGGCATTCGACAGTTCGGAATATGTAGGAACGAAAACTCAGTTCTAA
- a CDS encoding DUF1232 domain-containing protein, whose product MKNIEKDILLNPEMARNYDEKSFWSKIKMNAGKWSYKILSKVFVLYHVVRDEDTPTWAKTVIYGALGYFILPLDAIPDIIPIIGYSDDLGALVAAVSIVLSHIKPKHVELSKQSLKMFFKD is encoded by the coding sequence ATGAAAAATATAGAAAAAGACATATTGCTAAATCCGGAAATGGCTCGTAATTATGACGAGAAATCCTTTTGGTCTAAGATTAAGATGAATGCCGGAAAATGGAGCTATAAAATTTTATCAAAAGTCTTTGTTCTATATCACGTCGTGCGAGATGAAGATACCCCAACATGGGCGAAAACAGTAATATACGGAGCTTTGGGTTATTTCATTTTACCGCTCGATGCAATTCCGGATATAATTCCTATTATAGGTTACAGCGATGACCTTGGTGCTCTCGTAGCCGCTGTATCTATAGTATTGTCTCATATTAAGCCCAAACATGTCGAACTCTCTAAGCAATCATTGAAAATGTTTTTCAAAGACTAA
- a CDS encoding GPP34 family phosphoprotein, with product MELTLAEELLLLGMDDKTGEILLSVSTALPFGLAGALLLDLFIAKKIEIRNEKIYSISSSPTGNKLLDEAHGLIQVKVEPENTSFWIKNFNSSIDDLTEKIITGLVDRGVLKREEKKILWLIPVERFPTQDPMPEVLSRIAIRRIVLENEEPDNRTLALLSLIKASNLIDELFLKEERRQAANIIEDYIKNEKIGKVVADINNEVTAIIASSVAGSVAAASVVGNF from the coding sequence ATGGAATTGACACTTGCTGAAGAATTGCTTTTGCTTGGCATGGATGACAAAACCGGTGAAATACTTTTGTCAGTATCAACCGCACTGCCATTTGGATTAGCAGGAGCCTTATTATTAGACCTATTTATAGCTAAAAAAATCGAGATTCGTAACGAGAAAATTTACTCAATTAGTTCATCACCTACGGGCAATAAATTACTTGATGAAGCACATGGACTGATTCAAGTGAAAGTAGAACCTGAAAATACTTCATTTTGGATAAAGAATTTCAATTCGTCAATTGATGATCTGACCGAAAAAATCATAACAGGACTTGTTGACAGAGGTGTTTTGAAGCGTGAAGAGAAGAAGATTCTTTGGTTGATTCCCGTAGAAAGATTCCCCACCCAAGACCCAATGCCCGAGGTATTGAGCCGAATCGCCATCAGACGCATCGTTTTAGAAAATGAAGAGCCTGACAACCGTACTTTGGCGTTATTGAGTTTGATAAAAGCATCAAATTTGATAGATGAGCTTTTCCTTAAAGAGGAACGTCGCCAAGCCGCGAATATAATCGAAGATTACATCAAAAATGAAAAAATAGGCAAAGTTGTTGCCGATATTAATAACGAAGTAACAGCAATTATTGCATCATCTGTAGCCGGCTCAGTAGCAGCTGCAAGTGTGGTAGGGAACTTCTGA
- the rocD gene encoding ornithine--oxo-acid transaminase has protein sequence MKTQDYINIENELGAHNYHPLDVVIHEAEGCWVVDVEGKRFLDCLAAYSAVNQGHCHPAIMETFMEQAKKVTLTSRAFRNDQLPRLYKKLNELTGYEMSLPMNSGAEAVESAIKLARRWAYDVKGVAENKAEIIVATGNFHGRTTTIVGFSDDPSSNKGFGPYCTKAFPMHEYGNAEDLKSKITPNTAAVMIEPIQGEGGIVIPPDGYLKAVEQICRENNVLFICDEIQSGLGRSGKLFAHQYENVRPDMVIIGKALSGGFYPVSAVLADKKVMLVIHPGEHGSTFGGNPLGAAVAVKALEVMVDEKLIERSNELGNYFMDKLRAIDSPMIENVRGRGLWIGFVLKTKARPYCEKLKEEGLLCKETHVNIIRFAPPLVITKDEIDWAVAKIEKVVKSFD, from the coding sequence ATGAAAACTCAAGATTATATCAATATCGAAAATGAACTCGGCGCCCATAATTATCATCCGCTCGATGTGGTGATTCACGAAGCAGAAGGTTGCTGGGTCGTTGATGTCGAAGGCAAACGCTTTCTCGATTGTCTCGCTGCATATTCAGCAGTAAACCAAGGTCATTGCCATCCGGCAATCATGGAAACATTCATGGAACAGGCAAAAAAAGTGACTCTCACAAGCCGCGCCTTCAGAAATGACCAATTGCCGAGATTGTACAAAAAATTGAACGAACTTACAGGCTATGAAATGTCATTGCCAATGAATTCTGGTGCAGAAGCAGTCGAATCAGCTATTAAATTAGCTCGTCGTTGGGCTTATGATGTGAAAGGCGTTGCTGAAAATAAGGCTGAAATCATCGTAGCTACGGGCAACTTCCATGGTCGTACAACTACAATTGTAGGCTTCTCGGACGACCCAAGTTCCAACAAAGGTTTCGGACCATATTGCACTAAAGCTTTCCCAATGCATGAATACGGCAATGCCGAAGATTTGAAAAGCAAAATCACTCCAAACACAGCAGCCGTTATGATTGAACCAATTCAAGGCGAAGGCGGTATCGTAATTCCTCCGGACGGCTATTTGAAAGCAGTCGAACAAATTTGTCGCGAAAACAATGTGCTTTTCATTTGTGACGAAATCCAATCAGGATTGGGCAGAAGCGGCAAATTATTCGCACACCAATACGAAAATGTTCGCCCCGATATGGTAATCATCGGGAAAGCTCTTTCGGGTGGTTTCTATCCTGTTTCGGCAGTACTTGCAGACAAAAAAGTAATGCTCGTCATTCATCCCGGAGAACATGGCTCTACTTTCGGCGGTAATCCCCTCGGAGCAGCAGTTGCTGTGAAGGCTCTTGAAGTAATGGTTGACGAAAAATTGATTGAACGTTCAAATGAATTGGGCAACTATTTCATGGATAAACTTCGCGCCATTGACAGTCCGATGATTGAAAATGTACGCGGACGTGGACTATGGATAGGCTTTGTACTCAAAACAAAGGCTCGTCCATATTGCGAAAAGCTCAAAGAAGAAGGGTTATTATGTAAGGAAACTCACGTCAATATCATTCGTTTTGCACCACCACTCGTCATCACTAAAGATGAAATAGATTGGGCAGTTGCAAAAATCGAAAAAGTTGTCAAAAGCTTCGATTAA
- the pyrB gene encoding aspartate carbamoyltransferase: MNLNHVIESQQFTLPKIKELFERTELMKKIVARGGTKDYENKIMANLFYRPSTRTRFSFASAMYRLGGKVLTTEQAGEFSSEVEGEKLEDTIRIIAHYSDVIVLRHSEEGGAERAASVSTVPIINAGDGSGGQHPTQALLDLYTIYSECNTLEGMSVAFIGALDTGRTVRSLAYLLSKYDRTKLYFIAPDEMQIKPDILEYLDKRNVSYELANTTKGIVNKVDVIYQTRINQDRLKSKKIDLSVYNIDSDVLKVMKNDAIIMHPLPRSVEISHEVDSDHRAKYFRQSENGIYVRMALLTMLFDN, translated from the coding sequence ATGAATCTAAATCATGTAATCGAATCTCAACAGTTTACTTTGCCAAAGATAAAGGAATTGTTTGAACGCACCGAGCTGATGAAAAAAATCGTTGCTCGTGGTGGAACAAAGGATTATGAGAATAAAATTATGGCAAATTTGTTCTACAGACCTTCTACAAGAACTCGATTTTCATTTGCATCGGCAATGTACCGACTTGGTGGTAAAGTTCTGACAACTGAGCAAGCCGGAGAATTTTCTTCTGAAGTTGAAGGCGAAAAGCTCGAAGATACAATTCGAATTATCGCTCACTATTCGGATGTTATTGTTCTTCGTCACAGCGAAGAAGGTGGGGCAGAGCGTGCCGCATCTGTGTCAACAGTTCCGATTATCAATGCAGGTGACGGCTCCGGTGGACAGCACCCAACTCAAGCACTTCTGGACTTATACACCATTTACAGTGAATGCAACACACTCGAAGGTATGTCTGTCGCTTTTATCGGTGCTTTGGATACCGGCAGAACGGTTCGCTCATTGGCATATTTATTATCGAAATATGACAGAACCAAGCTTTATTTTATAGCTCCCGATGAAATGCAAATCAAACCCGACATTTTGGAATATCTCGATAAACGTAATGTAAGCTACGAATTGGCAAATACAACAAAAGGTATTGTAAATAAAGTTGATGTAATTTACCAAACAAGAATCAACCAAGATAGACTGAAATCCAAAAAGATTGATTTATCGGTTTATAATATTGATTCCGATGTTTTGAAAGTAATGAAAAACGACGCCATAATCATGCACCCATTACCGCGTTCAGTCGAAATCAGCCATGAGGTTGATTCAGACCATCGCGCCAAATACTTCCGCCAATCCGAAAACGGTATCTATGTTCGGATGGCACTTCTAACTATGCTATTTGACAATTAA